In Triticum urartu cultivar G1812 chromosome 6, Tu2.1, whole genome shotgun sequence, the following proteins share a genomic window:
- the LOC125513278 gene encoding protein TAB2 homolog, chloroplastic, which translates to MTTATAIVAGHGIAFRRSLHLPNPPGKPSFSVARPHAHYRLLVPATPSPRPCRSISSQSPTAAAADTAEDEEEPAEESEGSEEELDPLAEVCYLDPDADAEGIREWEVDFCSRPILDARGKKVWELVVCDATLSLQFTRFFPNTSINSVTLRDALASVASSLGVPLPDRARFFRSQMQTIISRACNDLGVKAVPSRRCVSLLLWLEERYETVYSRHPGFQKGTKPLLTLDNPFATNLPDNLFGDKWAFVQLPFDDVREEVELLERRYAFGAGLDLDLLGFELDETTLVPGVAVESSRAKPLAAWMNGLEICSMEVDTGRANLILSAGVSTRYVYAGYQKSAATTQEAEAWEAAKKACGGLHFLAIQENLNSDSCVGFWLLLDLPPPPV; encoded by the exons ATGACGACCGCCACTGCCATCGTCGCCGGCCACGGCATCGCCTTCCGCCGGAGCCTCCACCTGCCCAACCCGCCGGGGAAGCCCTCCTTCTCCGTCGCGCGGCCCCACGCGCACTACCGCCTCTTAGTCCCGGCCACGCCGTCGCCGAGGCCCTGCCGGTCCATCTCCTCGCAGAGCCCCACGGCCGCCGCGGCGGACACCGCGGAGGACGAGGAGGAGCCAGCCGAGGAGAGTGAGGGGAGTGAGGAGGAGTTGGACCCGCTGGCGGAGGTGTGCTACCTGGACCCGGACGCGGACGCGGAGGGGATCCGGGAGTGGGAGGTGGACTTCTGCTCGCGGCCCATCCTGGACGCCAGGGGCAAGAAGGTGTGGGAGCTGGTGGTGTGCGACGCGACGCTGTCGCTCCAGTTCACCCGTTTCTTCCCCAACACGTCCATCAACAGCGTGACGCTCCGGGACGCGCTCGCCTCCGTGGCCTCCTCCCTCGGCGTGCCGCTCCCGGACCGCGCCCGCTTCTTCCGGTCGCAGATGCAGACCATCATCTCCCGCGCCTGCAACGACCTCGGGGTCAAGGCCGTGCCCAGCCGCCGCTGCGTCTCCCTGCTGCTCTGGCTGGAGGAGCGCTACGAGACCGTCTACAGCCGCCACCCCGGCTTCCAGAAGGGCACCAAGCCGCTGCTCACGCTCGACAACCCCTTCGCCACCAACCTGCCGGACAACCTCTTCGGCGACAAGTGGGCATTCGTGCAGCTCCCCTTCGACG ATGTGAGGGAGGAGGTGGAGTTGCTGGAGAGGAGGTACGCGTTCGGGGCGGGGCTCGATTTGGACCTCTTGGGGTTCGAGCTCGACGAAACCACACTAGTCCCTGGGGTTGCCGTGGAATCTTCGCGCGCCAAGCCTCTGGCCG CTTGGATGAATGGGTTAGAGATCTGTTCAATGGAGGTTGACACCGGCAGAGCGAACCTAATCCTGTCAGCCGGGGTTTCTACCAGATACGTCTACGCCGGCTACCAGAAGAGCGCCGCTACAACGCAGGAGGCAGAAGCGTGGGAGGCGGCGAAGAAGGCCTGTGGCGGCCTGCACTTCCTGGCCATCCAAGAGAACCTCAACTCCGATAGTTGCGTGGGTTTCTGGCTCCTGCTGGACCTGCCGCCACCGCCTGTATGA